In Triticum aestivum cultivar Chinese Spring chromosome 5B, IWGSC CS RefSeq v2.1, whole genome shotgun sequence, the following proteins share a genomic window:
- the LOC123115426 gene encoding probable E3 ubiquitin-protein ligase WAVH2 produces MALFHDDEKPSSPNNAGSKDGLVTMAIPAYNRKDVGLTKDTVTAMVEISATSSAAMREGLDLVAVLDVSGSMGGDKIESVKKALQFVIMKLTPVDRLSIVTFDSTARSLNPLRSMTQAAQTDLKAIVNRLAAGGGTDIKAGLDLGLAVLAGRVHTDSRTPNIFLMSDGQTSGDPRQVNPGEVAVYTFGFGAGTDHKLLSDLAKKSTGGTYSAVPDGTNLSAPFSQLLGGLLTVVAQDVQLTLEPNNSDGDLDKMTVAPGTDYTTTTDDKSGLITIKFGTLFSGEARKVAVNFTLRDSDETEEYDATLAEARHSYAGQKTRQPPENILIVRTPNPSPADPSTAGASQRTVQAEELRRLHANTIGAASLLADAEKLEEARDKIMDAQNAVEDIMLDDGEKMVNALRAELLQLLTFMESQALYNERGHPYALATIASHGRQRTAGRGDEGEVISLYVTPRMIAYLEQAKRFEENPEEPVPTADDDVEEEIRNDPFGTIAAPLALYLDTAIQALQSIKKVLAGASQRKR; encoded by the exons ATGGCGTTGTTCCACGACGACGAGAAGCCTTCTTCTCCGAATAATGCAG GGAGCAAAGATGGGCTGGTGACCATGGCAATTCCGGCGTACAACAGGAAAGATGTGGGGCTGACCAAGGATACAGTGACGGCGATGGTGGAGATCAGCGCCACATCCTCCGCCGCCATGAGGGAGGGGCTGGACCTGGTGGCGGTGCTGGACGTGAGCGGCAGCATGGGCGGGGACAAGATCGAGAGCGTGAAGAAGGCCCTGCAGTTCGTCATCATGAAGCTCACCCCCGTGGACCGCCTCTCCATCGTCACCTTCGACAGCACCGCCCGCAGCCTCAACCCGCTGCGCTCCATGACGCAGGCTGCCCAGACCGACCTCAAGGCCATCGTCAACCgcctggcggccggcggcggcaccgACATAAAGGCCGGCCTTGACCTGGGGCTGGCCGTCCTCGCTGGCCGCGTCCACACCGATTCCCGCACCCCCAACATCTTCCTCATGTCCGACGGGCAGACCTCCGGTGACCCCAGGCAAGTGAACCCCGGCGAAGTGGCGGTATACACCTTCGGTTTCGGCGCTGGCACGGACCACAAGCTGCTGAGCGACCTGGCCAAGAAGTCTACTGGCGGGACGTACAGCGCGGTGCCGGACGGGACCAACCTCAGCGCGCCCTTCTCGCAGCTGCTGGGCGGCCTGCTCACGGTGGTGGCGCAGGACGTGCAGCTCACGCTCGAGCCCAACAACTCCGATGGCGACCTGGACAAGATGACCGTGGCCCCCGGCACCGACTACACCACCACCACCGACGACAAGAGCggcctcatcaccatcaagttCGGCACCCTCTTCAGCGGAGAAGCGCGCAAGGTGGCCGTCAACTTCACGCTCAGGGACAGCGACGAGACCGAGGAGTACGACGCCACCTTGGCCGAGGCGCGGCACAGCTACGCCGGCCAGAAGACGCGCCAGCCTCCGGAGAACATcttgatcgtgcgcacgcccaacccaAGCCCTGCCGACCCCTCCACCGCCGGCGCCTCCCAGCGCACGGTGCAGGCCGAGGAGCTGCGCCGGCTGCACGCCAACACGATCGGCGCCGCGAGCCTCCTCGCGGACGCCGAGAAGCTGGAGGAGGCGCGGGACAAGATCATGGACGCGCAGAACGCGgtggaggacatcatgctggacGACGGGGAGAAGATGGTCAACGCGCTCCGCGCCGAGCTGCTGCAGCTGCTCACCTTCATGGAGTCCCAGGCGCTCTACAACGAGCGCGGGCACCCCTACGCGCTCGCCACCATTGCGTCGCACGGGCGCCAGCGCACTGCTGGTAGGGGCGATGAGGGGGAGGTCATCTCCCTCTACGTCACGCCGCGCATGATCGCCTACCTGGAGCAGGCCAAGAGGTTCGAGGAGAACCCGGAGGAGCCGGTGCCCACCGCCGACGACGACGTCGAGGAGGAGATAAGAAACGACCCCTTCGGCAccatcgccgccccgctcgcctTGTACCTCGACACCGCCATACAGGCGCTGCAGTCCAtcaagaaggtgctcgccggcgcCAGCCAGCGCAAGCGCTGA